The Nocardia vinacea genome contains the following window.
CGAAGGTGTCGGTGACCCAATCAGCGATGTAGGCGCCGACGTGGGGGAGGTGATCGATCCCGATGTGCTCGGCACCGCCCTCCTGCCGGGTGAAGATGCGAAGGTCGCGAGAGGGTGCGTTCACCGCCTGCTCATAGGACCGGTGCGCGTACTCCAAGGGAATTTGCCGATCGTTCTCGCCGTGCACGATCAGGAACGGCACCGTGATCTTGTCGACGACGCCATCGAGGTGAATCGAGTCGGCGAACTCGATGAACTCGTCGAGATCGTCATAGCCCCAGACCCATTTGACATGGTCCCAGTAGTGCGGCACCGGGTGCTCGCCCTCGCGGTCGAGCCGACGCCGCTGCACGGCACCCCAGTTGTGGTTGGCTCCCCAGGCGACGCACAGGGCGAAGCGCTTCTCGAAGGCCGCGACCCGGGGCGAGTAATAGCCGCCCAACGACCAGCCCACGACCCCCATCCGGGCGGTATCGACATCATTTCTGGCCGTCAGCCAGTCGACGACCCAGCTGGCCCAGGTCTCGGACTCGCGGCGTGCGATCAGACCTTGTAGCCGAAGTGCCTCCCCGGAGCCGGGTTGGTCGAGCATGAGACACGAAATACCCCGATCTGCCAACTCGGCCCAGAATCCCGAGATGTACATGTGTTCCTTGGTCGAGTCCAGGCCGTTGATGAGCATGATGACCGGAGCCGGCCCGTCCGACGTCGCCGGTGCCGCCGAGAAATAACCGGGCAGTGTCGTGTCCTCGAATGGGATGGCAACCCGGGTGATGCTGTGGTCACGAAGGTCGAATCCTTTCTGAGCCAGCTCCAGCACCCGGCGGTAGATGGACACGCGGTCGGGGTGACCCGCGGAGAGCATCCGCTCGGCGGTGCACAGATAATTCGTGGCAC
Protein-coding sequences here:
- a CDS encoding alpha/beta hydrolase family protein, giving the protein MFEYFPGNYVWNMSVVGAMNSGGRIDEVDRACRPLLEAAKGGSDAGTGEFLKVWTDLTDSLVESARAAEKAGHDRTAGGIYARATNYLCTAERMLSAGHPDRVSIYRRVLELAQKGFDLRDHSITRVAIPFEDTTLPGYFSAAPATSDGPAPVIMLINGLDSTKEHMYISGFWAELADRGISCLMLDQPGSGEALRLQGLIARRESETWASWVVDWLTARNDVDTARMGVVGWSLGGYYSPRVAAFEKRFALCVAWGANHNWGAVQRRRLDREGEHPVPHYWDHVKWVWGYDDLDEFIEFADSIHLDGVVDKITVPFLIVHGENDRQIPLEYAHRSYEQAVNAPSRDLRIFTRQEGGAEHIGIDHLPHVGAYIADWVTDTFAAMVPQPTG